A DNA window from Myxocyprinus asiaticus isolate MX2 ecotype Aquarium Trade chromosome 15, UBuf_Myxa_2, whole genome shotgun sequence contains the following coding sequences:
- the gpr20 gene encoding G-protein coupled receptor 20, whose amino-acid sequence MCRSSPKTMEMTQLERSLNVNLTSTSFPPLTTNTSPPYREPYLHRLAHLDEGLYNDFYSLWIALVVINTLIFMVGMTLNSLALYVFCFRTKPKTTSVIYTINLVVTDLLVNLSLPTRILLYYSGGKCLNCSYLHIFSYFVNMYCSILFLTSICVDRYLAIVQVEASRKWRNPNVAKVLCVSIWLFAIIVTYSFLTTAFKQSACCLSKLFVLTIFEFFLPMVIIVVFTIRIMCALSSPGLLQQSRSRRMKAVQLLSTVLVIFTVCFTPFHIRQVLVYFHPDLPHNVIMYHVTVTLSSLNSCLDPVVYCFVTTNFQSTMKRFFRKTEREQTSGDIISVQKSSKGSGTVIAIAHSTRRINMSPAEQGSQPA is encoded by the exons ATGTGCAG ATCCAGCCCCAAAACCATGGAGATGACCCAGCTGGAGAGGTCATTGAATGTAAACCTCACATCAACATCATTCCCTCCCCTAACAACAAACACTTCTCCACCATACCGTGAGCCTTATTTACATAGATTGGCCCATTTGGATGAAGGCCTCTATAATGACTTTTACAGTCTGTGGATTGCTCTGGTGGTCATCAACACCCTTATCTTTATGGTAGGGATGACCCTCAACAGTCTGGCCTTGTATGTCTTCTGCTTCAGGACTAAACCAAAGACTACATCAGTCATTTACACCATTAACCTGGTAGTGACAGATCTGCTGGTTAATCTCTCCCTTCCCACTCGTATCTTGTTGTACTACAGTGGGGGAAAGTGCCTCAACTGTTCCTATTTGCACATATTCAGCTACTTTGTCAACATGTACTGCAGTATCCTCTTTCTTACTAGCATCTGTGTGGATCGCTACTTGGCCATAGTGCAAGTGGAGGCCTCACGGAAGTGGCGAAACCCGAATGTGGCCAAAGTGTTATGTGTCAGCATTTGGCTGTTTGCCATCATTGTGACTTACTCATTTCTCACAACGGCTTTCAAGCAATCAGCCTGCTGCCTCTCCAAACTCTTTGTGTTGACCATATTTGAGTTCTTCCTACCAATGGTGATCATTGTAGTGTTTACTATCAGAATCATGTGCGCCCTATCCAGCCCAGGCCTTCTACAGCAAAGCCGCAgcagacgcatgaaagctgtacAGCTGCTCTCAACAGTGCTGGTGATCTTCACCGTCTGCTTCACACCATTTCACATCCGTCAGGTTCTGGTCTACTTCCATCCTGATCTGCCCCATAATGTGATCATGTACCATGTGACCGTCACTCTCAGCAGCCTGAACAGCTGCTTGGATCCTGTGGTCTACTGTTTCGTCACCACTAACTTTCAGTCTACTATGAAGAGATTTTTCAGGAAGACAGAAAGAGAGCAGACAAGTGGCGACATTATCAGTGTACAGAAAAGTTCTAAGGGTTCAGGCACAGTGATTGCTATTGCTCATAGTACGAGAAGGATAAACATGAGCCCTGCCGAGCAGGGAAGCCAACCAGCATAA